Proteins encoded within one genomic window of Ottowia sp. SB7-C50:
- a CDS encoding enoyl-CoA hydratase-related protein has translation MNTPALTCFQFSITNHVAHLVLSRPEAMNTMGPVFWRELDGVLASLHQGNAARALVISSTGKHFSAGMALDVFGGAIHLDDASPEGRAAIADLLAGLQATFTRLETLRIPVIVAIQGGCIGGAVDMVTAACIRYATQDAFFCIQEINIGMVADVGTLQRLPKLVPLAVVKELAYTGRRLSAEAARQYGLVNAVFDSPEACLAAALQCAQEIAAKPPVAIWGTKQVIHYARDHSVDDALRQMGWVQGAIWSNAHVREAVTAMKDKREGRFPPLAELRDF, from the coding sequence ATGAACACGCCCGCCCTCACCTGCTTTCAGTTTTCCATCACCAACCACGTTGCCCACCTGGTGCTCAGCCGCCCCGAGGCGATGAACACGATGGGCCCGGTCTTCTGGCGCGAGCTGGACGGCGTGCTGGCCTCGCTCCACCAAGGCAACGCCGCGCGCGCGCTGGTCATCTCCAGCACCGGCAAGCATTTCTCGGCCGGCATGGCGCTGGACGTGTTCGGTGGCGCCATCCACCTGGACGACGCCAGCCCCGAAGGCCGCGCCGCCATCGCCGACCTGCTGGCCGGGCTGCAGGCCACCTTCACGCGGCTGGAGACGCTGCGCATTCCGGTGATCGTCGCCATCCAGGGCGGCTGCATCGGCGGCGCGGTGGACATGGTGACCGCCGCCTGCATCCGCTACGCCACGCAGGACGCGTTTTTCTGCATCCAGGAAATCAACATCGGCATGGTGGCCGACGTCGGCACGCTGCAGCGCTTGCCCAAGCTGGTGCCGCTGGCGGTGGTCAAGGAGCTGGCCTACACCGGCCGACGCCTGTCCGCCGAGGCCGCACGCCAGTATGGGTTGGTGAACGCCGTGTTTGATTCGCCCGAAGCGTGCCTGGCGGCCGCCCTGCAGTGCGCGCAGGAAATCGCCGCCAAGCCGCCGGTCGCCATCTGGGGCACCAAGCAGGTCATCCACTACGCGCGCGACCATTCGGTGGACGACGCGCTGCGCCAGATGGGCTGGGTGCAGGGCGCGATCTGGAGCAACGCGCACGTGCGCGAAGCGGTGACGGCGATGAAGGACAAGCGCGAGGGGCGCTTTCCGCCGCTGGCCGAACTGCGGGATTTCTAA